CATGAAGAATTAACAGGCTGCTCTGATGCTTTTGGTAGAGTGAGAGATAATTTGGTAATCTACACTAGAGAGTATATTGCTGAGAAACTAATagggaaaactatttttaaaatagtaaagaatatatatttaagCCCCTaggtagacttaaaaaaaatactaatttaaatGAGTTTTAGGTTGTTTGGTTGGTTTGTTTTGAAGTAACCTGTTTCTCTTCCTGTCATGTCTTTTTGCAGAATCCAGACTCCAAAATGATGCAAATCAACCTGACTGGGTTTTTGAATGGAAAAAATGCTAGAGAATTTATGGGAGAACTATGGCCCCTGCTCTTAAGTGCACAAGAAAACATCGCTGGAATCCCTTCTGCTTTCCTAGaactgaagaaagaagaaataaaacaaagacaggtAATAGCTCTTCTTTTGGTAATGTTGATTTGACAGGGTGGTATCCAGACTGCTGAGCACTATAAATTTTGCATGACCCACCTAGGATGTTGTCTTGCTTTGCTGTACTGTATTTGAATGTTCAGCTGTGGCTCTTCACTCCTCCTGTCCCAATCCTAACATTGATTCTGGAGTGTCATTTTCCCAAaggctggtaatttgatagatttttaaaaacaggtaaaTGCATCTAGCTTAAAAGAAAATCGAACTTCAGTAATGTAAAAGGTGAGCACAAGCTCCTCATATAGGCAATACACATTAAATCATGAAAGTATAAGAATGTGAAAATGACTCTTCTAAGTAAACTGGAAAAGAGTAGTTCTCTTTAGGTCAGCTGTTAGGGATTaattttcagcaagtatttattaagcatcaaTGTGTGCCTGTTGATCTTAGATGTTTATCTATGTTACTTTGGAAATTTCTCTGCAGATTGAGCAAGAAAAGCTGGCATCTATGAAAAAGCAAGATGAAGACAAAGATAAGAGggataaggaagaaaaagaaagcagcagAGAAAAAAGGGAGAGATCTAGAAGCCCAAGAAGGTACTATGCAGTGGATGCACACCAATGTTTTATGAGTATGCTAGGTATTAAGGTATTCTGAGTGTAGAAAATCACATGGTTAAAAAGGAAGCTGACCTCTATTTAGGAAATTTCTTCTGACATACAGTTTTCATGGTGAATTAATGGCTTTCTTCTGAATTAAAATACCTCAATTTTGCTTGAGACCGTTTAACTGACAGTTGTCTCTCAAATCTTAGTGACTTACTCAACTGTTAATTCCTAAATCGAAGTCTGCACTTGTcttcatattgtttttatttaactaTATCATTTAACTAatttgaattattattttaatgttctccaactccttttttctttccatgttcttTTTATTAGAAATCTGTGCCATTAGTCTCTCACTTTATACTTACCTAATTCCCTGTTCTGCTTTTCTTAGATGGTTGTACTGAACCCAAAAcagatcatttatttattctcttcctTCCAATGAGACTATGGTTAGGTTCCCATTTTAAAACCACGACTCAGCTTCTACTGTATTTGTGGTGAAAGGTGAGAATCCCATTAGGCTTTTCATTTTTAGGGTTCTGTGTATGAGAAGGTAATTTCTTTGTCCTTTTTAGTTTATATGTTTGATGTTAAAAAGCTACTTAACATGGAAGCAGCACTATTTCTAAAGTTATGCACATACCATAGTGGTTACTACTTAACTGTTGATGAACCAGGTCTACTGTTTTACTTCAggttaagggaaaaagaaaagaagcttcTTGTCTCCAAAAAAGCAGTCTTACACAGTTAGATGTATTTCTCTTCTCATCTGAAGAGCATATTGCTTTAATTGTACTAGTGATTTCTCTGGAATACCTAGACTCTACCTGATGAAATCTGGTGGGATCTGTCTGGTCTAAACTCTTATGTTTTATTGGATTGATTAGCTATTAGGGAATATCTCATTTAAGCATCTTCTTCCTTTGCAAAGTAGGTCTTTTTGTCTCCATATGTCTGGGAATGATAAGAACTTAAATCTAGAGTTCTAGGTCAATGCTTTCCCTCTGTTATAACTGGCATACTGGAGAAGGTTCTTATCCCTTATTTGCATGTCTTTCTGGTTTTCTCTTAGCCCTTCCCCTATTAAGTAAATGTGATAGGGTATCTTACTTACAAAGGGAATTTCTAAGGTATAAACATCATGGTGTAATTAAACAGATCACTCCTCACTTCTTCCTTTGACTCTCTCTCCcaatctgctttattcaaaaCCCTGAAAAAAATTGCTTTCATCCTAGACGCAAATCCAGATCTCCTTCCCCTAGAAGACGATCTTCTCctgtcaggagagagagaaagcgcAGTCATTCTCGATCTCCCCGTCACAGAACCAAGAGCCGGAGTCCTTCCCCTGCTccagagaagaaggagaaaacTCCAGAACTCCCAGAACCATCAGTGAAAGTAAAAGAACCCTCAGTACAGGAGGCCACTTCTACTAGGCAAGTTCATAAAAATTCACTTAAGGATACGATTGTAGGCTATTATTAAGTGGCTGCAAATAAGATACCTGAGTTGAAAACAAAAAActtgattattttccttttactataaaattaattttttgaagaagtaGAAATTGTATAGGAGAGTATAATTAAAATGCCCCAAAGGTGACCATTGCCTTCTGTTGTTTGtatttcttcagatattttaGTAATGTAACTTGCTTTTCCCTCCCAATATTGCAAAAACTTAGCTCCTTTAAAGTAGGTCTGTGATTGGAATTGTTAGTTTTTCACTGGATTTCACTGATGTGTAATCTTTTGAACTGAGGGAAAGGTCTCAACTTTGTTTGAAGAGGAATAACTTTATTATATCATTATATTGTGACTTagtaaaaacaaatttttgtttctatagtgacatcctgaaagttcccaagccTGAACCTGTACCAGAGCCTAAAGAACCTTCTCCAGAGAAaaattccaaaaaagaaaaggaaaaggagaaagccaGACCAAGGTCTAGGTCACGTTCCAAATCAAGATCTCGGACACGGTCTCGCTCTCCTTCTCATACTCGACCTAGACGGCGCCATAGATCCCGATCCAGGTGAGCTGTGGCTTTAAGGTCTGCATAGACTTTAGGTTTTATGTGCTACTCTCCTAAGTAGAATTAGGTAAATAATTTCAAAGCAgtagaaaacatttaataaaacttAGTCTTTGGATTTACAGAGAGAATTTAAAGACATTTTCTGATAGCATAAAAATACATAAGTATCCcttgaaattcattttttaaatgtagtgttGAGAAAATGATATCAGGGAATTCATTCCTTGCTCCTGACATATGCGGGTCCTAATTCTGTTTGTTATGGTAGATCATACTCACCCAGAAGGCGGCCAAGCCCTAGAAGGCGGCCATCTCCTCGACGACGAACTCCACCAAGACGAATGCCTCCTCCACCAAGGCATAGacggagcagatctccagtgaGACGGtaagttgttttttaatttggaaaagtcAGGTGTATGAAAGTGCACCATATGTTTATTTTAAGCTAATCTTTGAATTAATGTCTCCCTGGAAGAAAGTGCTCATGATTTGATATTAGGTAATAACACTTATCAAGAGAGTATCTCATTTGAGGTGTAACTCTTgcaggtacagtgaaaaaagtctAGTCTAGTGttgggaaataaaaatttcagaaagtATCTTAGTGATAGTTGGTGTTAACTTTTACCCTTTCAGACCCCACGAAAAAACCCTACCAGGTAAGGGAATTGGCCACCTTCCCTCTTTCTTTGGCTTTTAACTACCACTGGTTTCTGAAAAGTAGGTGACTATAGAGCTGAGAAGCTGCTTCTACCAATATTCAAATAATCCACTTagattgtattatttttatgggttttcttaataaaaatgagTGCTTATTATAAACAATTTAAACAGATATAACATAAATTGAAAATACCCCATAATACCAATTCTGTGGTTTATATAAAGCAGTTTGGTATGTGGTTACTTTTGAAGAAATCAGGCATAAAAGTAACCAacgtttattttttaaaatcatttaaaaaactagCATAAGGTGAAATGTTTGGGTCACTTTTAACAGAAAGATATGTTGCTACCTCTGCCCCAGCTAGCAGGGGAGTGCACTGGTGGCAAGGTTCTGTGCCTCCTTGGCAGTGCAGGTCACCTGTTCTTAGAAGGAAATGTGGTAATTGTGCTTCAGATTATACTTAAGATGGAAttttctgtgtgagtctttaAGGTTTGTTTTCAGGGGACCAAGTCAACCTGGAGATAAAGAGAGGAAATAATAAGctccataatttttttttgtttgtttctgcagTCTGAAGTTTTTCAGAGTCCCATgtttttaaataagataatacttGTTGGGGGCAGAGGATTGTCAAAGTATATGGACCGTATTTGTAACTACGAAAAAATTGCAGAATTGATGTTACTAATGATGAGATGAGTGATGTACATGATCAGCCAGTTTAGGCATCACACTTTTCGAAAGTTGGTTATTCCTCCTTAGGTGAAAAAGTAATGCCGGTGCTTTCTAGTTCAAGATTAGTGGAAACAGCTATTTCTTTATTGGAGTTTTGCAAACAGCATGTTTCAGTTGTGCTTACTGAGCCATTTAGCAGTCAAAGTATTTTGCAGATTGTGTAAGATTCCCTTTCAGCCAGTTTTATCTCACACTTAaggtagggtttctttttttcaGGTTCTCAGGAATTCTTCTGCCAAAGGTGAATTCTGCAGGTACACATAATTGCAACAGAACTTACCACAAATTTTGCCGCAGAATTCGAGAGGCCCCTGCTTCTAAGTTTATGTAGCTAAATGAATTCCTAATCGTGCACatctctttaaaaaaagcaaCCTAAAGTTTGCTTGAGGTTGTATTATTAGATGGAAAATACTTTGCCACCCAAATTTGTATGCAAACTCCACTGATACCATTTCTAAGGAAGAAAGAGACTGGTTATTGTATTACAGCACTCGACATAATTTATAACTGGAAAGACAACTCAAACAGAAGCATTTATCAGAATAAGTCATTTGTGTATATTTAGTCATAGAACTAGCTGTTTCCTGTTCTAGGTTATGGTTTTGTTCCCCATGTTTTAAAGACTCATTTATATGCTTAGCTACATAAACTCAAAAGTTGGATAAAAATAGCTGTATTTTTGTGTAAACTGTCCATGCCTGTAAGGTCATCCTTCATAAGTATGCAGTTAGTGAACATGAATACTTTATTCCACAGAAGGCGGCGTTCATCAGCATCCTTGTCTGGGAGTAGCTCATCATCCTCTTCGTCTCGTTCCCGGTCGCCACCAAAGAAGCCTCCTAAGAGGACATCCAGCCCTCCTCGAAAAACTCGAAGGTTATCTCCTTCAGCAAGTCCTCCCAGGCGAAGGCACAGACCATCACCTCCAGCAACTCCACCGCCAAAAATGCGTCATTCCCCAACACCCCAGCAGTCTAACCGTACAAGAAAAAGCCGTGTTTCTGTCTCTCCAGGGAGAACTTcaggtaaaggtaaaaaaatcaaacacataaaaattatattttttctttcatttgcctATAGGAGTGCGTAGCCCTTCTGCTGCCCCCTCTCCCTTCAAAATATGAAGTAGCTGGGTCATATTTATGACTTTGCTCAGAGGCACACCTTTCTTTCCTGCCTTAAGTTCTTAGGGTTTGTTGAAGGAGAGTTTACATGTAAAAGTGCCCTCTGGCATTGGGTGGGTGGAGAAATATATTACTAGCCAGGGGCTCTTTGAGTTGGGGTGGTACTGAAGATTGTGTCTTCACGATAAAGGATCATTTTATTGCTGTGAGACCAATTAACTATTTCCCCTGGAGATTTTTTTGTTTGATATCTTACTTGAGGACTTCATATTCTGTTTTAATTCTTTCTTAACCACATTGTGCTCCCTAGGGAAGGACGTGGTGTCCTTTTAAAagctgatttatttttcaatttaggCTCTGAATTTTAAGTTCTAAAACTTGTGCTTTATTCTGCAGATAGATTTCTGGTAATTTATGATCAGTGATCCTGCCAGGCAAGTAGAATGCTATGTTAGTCTGAGTGAAGGTTGTGGTCTATTAGGGTTTGTTCCTTTAGCATTAAATACACATGGAGAGAAACTATAGGAGCTGTTTGATTCAGGCCTTTGTTGCTTAGGGCTGGAATGATACAGACAGCCTGAAAGGTGAGTagtgggggaaggggaagatcTTAAAGGCTGCTAGTAAGTAGATTTTAGGGAATAGTCTATAGGCTAATATCTACTGGGGTTGCTCTGGTCACATTTTCAggttagaaatgaagaaaatggaaatgggaaaaattttgactatgtatttctaaaaatttgaTGAGATCAGGATTTTCGGTTAGCACCGTGCTGCTCCACCTCTCCTCCCCAACCCTGAAATGTGGTAATACTTAAAAAGATGAATTTTgccatattgttttgtttttttttaactcttacagTGAGGTCTAAACAAGCTAACTGAGTGAGAGGGGGACTGGCAGATCTGTAATCTGTTAAGTAAATGGTAATCTGTAAAGAGTAACAtagattattttctgaattttaacaGGCTAATTTTGTGAtatgtaattaaataattaaatggtCATTTTTGTTGCGTCGGTTCTTAGACCCAGATAGGCAGCTGGATAAGCATAGAGAAACCTTTAGGTCTTCTAGGTTCTGACTTAATTGAagtatggggggtggggggaataggCTCGCTTATTTTTATAACCTCATATCCCATATTACTTTTTGTTCAGAATTGATAAATTTCAGTCCATGGGTTCTAGTCCCCATGTCCAAATCTAATACCCATTGTCctgatttattgtttattttcctatgaagtatttgtatttctgaatatttttttcctttgtttggaGCCAGAAAGCTTTCTAGTGAAAAAATTTTGTAAATGTTCCCACCTGTTACTTTGCAAAAACATCAAGTTACGATTTTTCTATTTACATCATACGGCCAAAGGGTAATTAAAGTACCTGAACCAGAGGGCTGAGTCCTTGTTAAGATGAGCTGTTCTGAAGAATTATTAGTTATCTTTTTAAGAGTCTGCACAGGTACCAGTCTCTTGCTTTGATACATTGTCAGGGAGAGCAGGTCACTGCTATTCAGAAACAAGTCACTGGGAAGGCTAACTATCTCTATTCCTGTGGGTTCCAAGACAGATCTTCTAtaccaaaacaaaacccaaccaGAGGCCCACTGTTAGGCAGTGTAGTCAGAGGCTGCCTTGTGTCCATTGAAGCTAAACATTGACTCTTTTAACCATTTGGAAATAACTTTTTATAGTAAAATGATCCCAGTCCTTTGTGATCAAATTTCAGAGCTAGGAAAGACTCAGAAATTGTCAATAGGAAATAGGTTCTCACTAAGTGATTTGGTCAGGGTCAACCAACCAAGAATAGAATTTGGGTTCTCATTCCCAGTTGAAAGGTCTGTACTTTGCCCAGCTTTCCTACTCCAAAATGACTTGATTGCTGGAAGAGGGCAGGATGAAATTGTCTATCTTATGTACTTGATAGTATGTGTTCAGAAATTCCTTTTATTCAGTCTCCATGGCTTAAGGAGCGGTGACACAAGTGAAATGTAATCGATTTTACCTCTGTATTTCATGTCATAGTCACCAGCCTTAAGGTCCTGCTGTTGGTAGCTGGTAAGTGGAgtgggaaggaggcaggaagtgTTTGGGAGAACttagagggaaattatttggagtATAGCATACATTTTCATGTGATAAGGTCTTTGGAAAGCATTTTGTAATAAACATGGCAGTTAAATTGGCATTAAATTTTGGTACATTAATGAAGTATGTTTACAGAGGATCTGTATCTATGGTGGTAGTGATAATTTTTAGTTTAGATCAACTTAGCATATAAATTGTGTTCTGTAGGTATTCAGTGATTTTACTAATTCTGGTCACAGAGTGAGTTATCTTTACCCGAGATCTTTGGGCAGGTCTGAGAGATTAATAATTAATAGGACTGTTGAAGTTAAATTTAAGATCCTGGTTTTTCAGTTGACTTAGAAGATTCTGTCTTCATGCTAGAATGCTTTGTCCCTTGAATACTAACAACATTAGtaaactaaaaacaaagtaaaCCATAAAATCTCATCTGGACAAACTTCAGTGAAGTATTAACATTAGTTATAATGTTAATAGTGCTATGATTCAGTCATATTAAGAGTAGGGGTATATAATGGATAGTTTTCTATATTAATATATTCTAATCactatattaataataattaaagacTACTTTAGCTAATCCATTAATTAGTGAACTAGGATAAAACTCCAAATGTCTTAAATTTCCATGGAAAACTAAATAGTGATATAGTTACTAAGTAGGCATTGGCCAGCTGTGTTGCAAACATAACCAAGTTTTTAATGTTTCATAGAGGGAAATGCATTCTGACATCTAAACAGTTTGGAATCCAGTTCTTTAAAGTGGTAACTTGGACATGTGGGTTTATAGGTAACTAGATACCTTATAATTTGTCATGAATTGAAAATTAACAGATGCTTAAAGATGGAGAATACTGTCCTGAAAAATAGCCTCAGTgctaaaaaattttatatttcatgtcTTTGAATTTGTTAAAATACAAGTTTTAAGTGAACTTTTGCTACCATATTTTGTAATTAAGAGGTGTCAACCATTCTTTACCCAATCTAGTGGTTTGTACAAAAGACTTAGGTAGAACCATTAATAAAATGttggttatttttaaagtatagtgGTAAATTTTTCAGTTGGACTACTTTAGCAAAGGTGACATTGCTGTTGTAGATGACTAACTCTGTAAGTTACTGCTTCTTAGAATAAGCCTTTATAGAATTTTGAGTATTTGTGTCCGTCAAATGAAATGTGTATATTCTAGGTCAAACATCCCATGGTAATTAATCAAACAAAACAGGTATAAGGATCCTGCAGGGATCATACTGTCTTCAAGTTTAGTTCTTAGAGGGATATTCTCAAATGATGTTTCAGATTAATGACTTTACCTGTAGATACGTCTGATTTTAGTTAAAGCAATGGATGAATAATAGAGCTAGTAATCATTGGAAATTAAAGCCTATGCCCTAGGAAGAGTCTTGGGATTCAGATCTTAACTCACTTAAATTACCTGTGTGACTTTGGTTGAAGTTACTTATTTTTAAGCCTCAGATTTTCTTCTCTTGTAAAAAGAATGGCAGTGATACTAGCAGTAGTGCCTAACAGGACTTAATAATACAGCATGCATACAAAAAGCAGTTGCCATAGTAATTTTCCATGCAACTGGGAAAGGCTAAATAATTCATAACTGCCCATGGCTCTCCTACTACCTTAGGTATGTCTCAAGTTGCTTTTTTCTGTAAGCTCTTAGCTTGGAAAGAGTCTTCCAGCCTTagtattgaattatttttcattgcGAAGGTCTCTTTTTTTATATAGCTTAACCCCCTCATGTTATTGTGAAGGTTGTGCATAAAGAGCCACCTCATGGGTGACTAGCTAATTCATTCCTCTTCTCCAGACAagatttctttctctcaaagttttATCAGGTTTATTTTTAATCATCTATCATCTTCATTACTTCTCTGAACCTATAGTGAGTGCTTGAAAGCTTACACTGATGAGGCCTCCATAgttgagttgtgtgtgtgttgggttgTGGGGTAGCATACACATTGTTACACGTAGCATAAAGCATGTTCTACTCAGAAACAACAGCTCCCAATTTCTCTTCACTGTTGTTACCTTGGGGGAATCTCAAGATTTGAAAATCATTATAGTTttttcaccaaacatttaaaaattacggCTGCAGCTTTAGGTAATGACAATACAGTCTTacaggaatttaaaaattatcaacaaccattttagtattattaaaatgtcttaatgtatagctttttttttttatttcttgtatataaatgttctttcCCTAACTCTTTTTAGTGACAAAACATAAAGTTACTGAGAAAAGAGAGTCTCCTTCACCAGCACCCAAGCCTAGAAAAGTAGAGTTATCTGAATCGGGTAAGATTTGTGTGTTCTGTTGTTAAGTTGAATTGGATTTGTTGTACATTTGATCATCTCCTTTAATTTGTGGGATATGGCTTAGTGGTTAGAATTCAGACCAGCCTGTTTTGAAACCCCCAGCTCCACTACTTaactgctttcttttttgttttaattacttaATTTATCTGAGCCTTGTTTATTTCTGAAACGGGGATGACAAtaccattttatgtttttgatgaacTGAAATAATGTTTGTAAATGCTTGGTACCCAGTCTGACCTGTAGCAAATGcctaagtttatttttattgtatttagtGAAAATAGTCTGAATATGCATTAAATTGGCATTTCACCTACCCTCCTTCCTTGTAAAAAATAGAGTAGTTGTATTGCTTGAGCCAGCCAAATAAAGGTTTAAGAGAACATTTTCCATCTCAAATATGTTAAATCTTCAGTATGCATAACTAAAGAAACACTTTCTAAATGCATCCATCTTTCAGAAGAAGATAAAGGTGGCAAAATGGCTGCAGCAGACTCTGTGCAGCAGAGACGCCAGTATAGACGACAGAACCAGCAGTCTTCATCTGGTATGAGCAcagattaaatttttttcttttttttatcttcatttcctaataaaaaaatacttaagatgTAAATACCCATCAGTGCAGTGAGTGTACTTAGGAGAAATATGTTCGTGCCTACATAGAGATTCAGGGAGGAAATGTTAACTTTCTGGATTTTGGTTTTAAGTCCTTCCTTAAAACTTATTTAAGTTGTTATAAAAGTAAAAGATCTTTAAAGTACAACGTTAAAATGAAAAGGGGATGTACAACTGGAAAAATACTACTTTTCCCAGTTCCCAATCTTAACTTTCCaaagcttttatttagaaatttctGTGCACATAGAAGCATCtgtagtttaaaaagaaaacacacatgcTCAGCCTGTAGATTGTCTCCTGCCTTTTTAACATAATCTCTCTAgacatttttctctgttcttacctACCTCACTTTCTACTGGCTGCGGCagttttttaattataataatactACAGTTTATTGAGCCATTCCCTGATTTGGACATTGGTTtatagtttttttgtgtgtacttgtttatctataaaataataattaaaagtgGAGTTTCTGAATTAAAAGCAATGTGCATAGAAACTTCATTTTTAAACCAGATGTTCTGATTTTTATTAGCTCAGTTGTTTGAGTACTATCTTTGCTTTTCATTGGTCAAATGGAAACCAAAGCACCCCACCATGGTGTTCAGTCAGTTAAAAGCTATTCAGCTTTTGCAACTTTTTTGAGTGAGATTGATAATGGAAAGGTTTGAAAGAAATGCATACAGGTCTTGGGTGTTTTTGGTAGTTAggactttgttttaaatttttttgacattTGGGGACAATTGTTAGTTATTTTAAGTTAAGGAAACTGTGCAAACAATTGAAATTACTCCTTGAGTCCTGGACATGTGCTGCTATGCCTATGGGAAATGTCACATATATTTGTTTGATAAATGCTCGGGATATGGAAGTTAGTTATTCAGACCCTAATAGACTTTCAGTACTCTTAAAAGTGCTTAGAGTAACAAGAATCAAATAACTCCTTGAGATGCTTTTTAAGCTTTACTTAGTTATTTGGAAAAATCACTCACTTCTTAAGGGACACTGGTGtcttgggttgtgctgtggaaaTGACATAATTGTATAATGATGTGTATTTATGCTTGGCTTTCAGGTCATTTAACATACATTGATATTACCTTTGTTCAGAACTGATGACATATGTATGCTCACTTACATTAGTGGACTTGGCTTGTTGATCTGGACACTCCATCTGCTTAGATTCAGAGTGGACAGACTGTTTTAAGCATAGGCCTACTGTAATTATTTGTTGTGTAATTATAGATTCtggctcctcctcttcctcagaaGATGAGCGACCCAAGAGGTCCCATGTGAAGAACGGTGAGGTAGGCAGGCGGCGGAGACATTCACCTTCCCAGAGTGCCTCTCCATCACCTCGGAAGCGCCAGAAAGAGACTTCTCCTCGGTAATGTTGTTTCTTCAGTAGCTTTCACTGGTGTTTTGTGATTGTGATGAAACTTTGTAACTTTAAGGGGTAGCTGTGGGCTTATTTTAGAATTGGGTTAACTTCAAGGACTCACAGAAAGAGATGGTCAGATTTTGTTTTGGGGGTTTGCTTTGCTTTACTTTTATctggtggttattactacttaaTGAGAACTTAGTAAATTTTATACCATACCATATGTCATATGTCTGTATGACTAGAAGAATAAACCAATTGAATCATAGCATTAACTCCTGAACAtctttgaacattaaaaaaatatgtatctccATTGAAGCAAATAGTTTGGTGAATGGAATTCTtgacatttgtttttctccactgctCTCAGGATGCAGATGGGAAAGCGATGGCAATCGCCAATGACTAAAAGGTTGGTTAGACACTACTTTGTAAATTAGGGTTACATGTCAAAATTTTGTGACTGTATTTACTGTTTAGCAGTCCCATTCCTTAGATATGCAGTGGTAATGGCTGTGGGGAAGTTCCTAAGTTGTTGGGTTTATTACATTTCTTGACACACCAAATTAATGATAGAACTGTACACATGTTCATTTTGGTGTCATTTGAACTTAGATTTTTGTGCAGTTATGGTGTCTGAGGATATTTTCTAAGAGATAATAGTTCCTTAGATTTAGTGGGGAGGGACTTTGTGGTGACCTTAGGGAAGGCAAGAAAACTTGAGACtttagaaagataaaaaatgaatgtAAGGCTTTGGCTCTGTTCAGTGTTTTCTATAGTAGGAAGATAAGTTACATGTATTACGTGTATTTATTGAACTTTTTTGAACATCAGTGTCTGTGTGATTATAAAACTGTAACCTTTTAGAGCCAAACTGTAGAAATCTGTAATTCAGGCCTACCTCATTAAGTGAAAAATAAGAGGCCTGGaagtaataaaatgaattttttagggTTACAAAGTGACAAAGCTAGATCTTGGACTTGTGCCATTGACCTTATTCTGTGCCATTAGACTATATTCACTAGTCTGCTTTTTAGAGCCTTAGCTGCCACTAAATTTCTAAGTACTTATCCTTCTTGGAACTGTCATATTTTCTGTCCACTTTATAGCTGGGTTTTTGAAGCCGTGTAGTTTTAGGTAGTCTCATTAATCAATAAAAG
The sequence above is a segment of the Manis pentadactyla isolate mManPen7 chromosome 4, mManPen7.hap1, whole genome shotgun sequence genome. Coding sequences within it:
- the SRRM1 gene encoding serine/arginine repetitive matrix protein 1 isoform X9, which encodes MDAGFFRGTSAEQDNRFSNKQKKLLKQLKFAECLEKKVDMSKVNLEVIKPWITKRVTEILGFEDDVVIEFIFNQLEVKNPDSKMMQINLTGFLNGKNAREFMGELWPLLLSAQENIAGIPSAFLELKKEEIKQRQIEQEKLASMKKQDEDKDKRDKEEKESSREKRERSRSPRRRKSRSPSPRRRSSPVRRERKRSHSRSPRHRTKSRSPSPAPEKKEKTPELPEPSVKVKEPSVQEATSTSDILKVPKPEPVPEPKEPSPEKNSKKEKEKEKARPRSRSRSKSRSRTRSRSPSHTRPRRRHRSRSRSYSPRRRPSPRRRPSPRRRTPPRRMPPPPRHRRSRSPVRRRRRSSASLSGSSSSSSSSRSRSPPKKPPKRTSSPPRKTRRLSPSASPPRRRHRPSPPATPPPKMRHSPTPQQSNRTRKSRVSVSPGRTSGKVTKHKVTEKRESPSPAPKPRKVELSESEEDKGGKMAAADSVQQRRQYRRQNQQSSSDSGSSSSSEDERPKRSHVKNGEVGRRRRHSPSQSASPSPRKRQKETSPRMQMGKRWQSPMTKSGRRRRSPSPPPTRRRRSPSPAPPPRRRRSPTPPPRRRTPSPPPRRRSPSPRRYSPPIQRRYSPSPPPKRRTASPPLPPKRRASPSPPPKRRVSHSPPPKQRSSPVTKRRSPSLSSKHRKGSSPSRSTREARSPQPNKRHSPSPRPRAPQTSSSPPPVRRGASSSPQRRQSPSPSTRPIRRVSRTPEPKKTKKAASPSPQSVRRVSSSRSVSGSPEPAAKKPLAPPSPVQSQSPSTNWSPAVPVKKAKSPTPSPSPARNSDPEGGGKKKKKKKDKKHKKDKKHKKHKKHKKEKAVAAAAAAAVTPAAVAAPTTTSAQEEPETEPEPKKETESEAEDNLDDLEKHLREKALRSMRKAQVSPQS
- the SRRM1 gene encoding serine/arginine repetitive matrix protein 1 isoform X18, yielding MDAGFFRGTSAEQDNRFSNKQKKLLKQLKFAECLEKKVDMSKVNLEVIKPWITKRVTEILGFEDDVVIEFIFNQLEVKNPDSKMMQINLTGFLNGKNAREFMGELWPLLLSAQENIAGIPSAFLELKKEEIKQRQIEQEKLASMKKQDEDKDKRDKEEKESSREKRERSRSPRRTKSRSPSPAPEKKEKTPELPEPSVKVKEPSVQEATSTSDILKVPKPEPVPEPKEPSPEKNSKKEKEKEKARPRSRSRSKSRSRTRSRSPSHTRPRRRHRSRSRSYSPRRRPSPRRRPSPRRRTPPRRMPPPPRHRRSRSPVRRRRRSSASLSGSSSSSSSSRSRSPPKKPPKRTSSPPRKTRRLSPSASPPRRRHRPSPPATPPPKMRHSPTPQQSNRTRKSRVSVSPGRTSGKVTKHKVTEKRESPSPAPKPRKVELSESEEDKGGKMAAADSVQQRRQYRRQNQQSSSDSGSSSSSEDERPKRSHVKNGEVGRRRRHSPSQSASPSPRKRQKETSPRMQMGKRWQSPMTKSGRRRRSPSPPPTRRRRSPSPAPPPRRRRSPTPPPRRRTPSPPPRRRSPSPRRYSPPIQRRYSPSPPPKRRTASPPLPPKRRASPSPPPKRRVSHSPPPKQRSSPVTKRRSPSLSSKHRKGSSPSRSTREARSPQPNKRHSPSPRPRAPQTSSSPPPVRRGASSSPQRRQSPSPSTRPIRRVSRTPEPKKTKKAASPSPQSVRRVSSSRSVSGSPEPAAKKPLAPPSPVQSQSPSTNWSPAVPVKKAKSPTPSPSPARNSDPEGGGKKKKKKKDKKHKKDKKHKKHKKHKKEKAVAAAAAAAVTPAAVAAPTTTSAQEEPETEPEPKKETESEAEDNLDDLEKHLREKALRSMRKAQVSPQS